A genomic stretch from Planktothrix sp. FACHB-1365 includes:
- the recG gene encoding ATP-dependent DNA helicase RecG encodes MNLHLPLHHLLGLSKINSRLLKKLGINTIFDLLFYFPRDYIKYQRVKISELKIGDSVTVVGKIKKHEIISPPKNPRLTIQTLIVRDKTGNIACKRFFNHPYYQSQQWRNEQNLIYIHQSIIAVSGVVKADCYYGKVLTSPEIRLIDLDEARDTKNSIIPIYPLTKGVSHEIIQDAVSSALEAVQQLIDPLPPNLRQKPGLMELQQAIAFIHQPPNEPQLEAARRRLTFDEFFYLQLSFLLRRHRWLANSAVTEITPTGLLLKQFYSLLPFPLTQAQRRVINEILNDMTSKTPMNRLVQGDVGSGKTVVAVAAILVAIQSGYQTALMAPTEVLAEQHYRKIVTWFEPLGVSVQLLTGSAKVAKRREIHAQLETGELSLLVGTHALLQEKVNFNKLGLVVIDEQHRFGVQQRQDLLNKGNKPHVLTMTATPIPRTLALTLHGDLDVSQIDELPPGRQKIQTKVINQGTPAYNLIRHQVLQGRQAYIILPLVEESDKLDLRAAVAEYQRLSTQIFPEFRVGLLHGRMTSAEKDEALRAFSDNTTQILVSTTVVEVGVDVPNATVILIDHAECFGLAQLHQLRGRVGRGSHCSYCLLLNTSQTAQAKARLQVLEKSSDGFFISEMDLRLRGPGVVMGYRQSGISEFALANILDDEDLLNLAREMAIAIVKSNPNLEQYPLIVAELKRRRLTIWDCTLN; translated from the coding sequence ATGAATCTGCATTTACCCCTTCATCATTTATTAGGATTAAGCAAAATTAATAGTCGCCTGCTCAAAAAACTGGGGATTAACACTATTTTTGACTTGTTGTTTTACTTTCCTCGTGATTATATCAAGTACCAACGAGTCAAAATATCAGAGTTAAAAATTGGCGATTCTGTTACCGTCGTTGGTAAAATAAAGAAACACGAAATTATCAGTCCGCCCAAAAATCCTCGCTTAACCATTCAGACCCTTATTGTTAGGGATAAAACGGGTAACATTGCCTGTAAACGTTTTTTTAACCATCCCTATTATCAATCTCAACAGTGGAGAAACGAGCAAAACTTAATTTATATTCATCAAAGCATTATTGCTGTATCAGGAGTTGTTAAAGCGGATTGTTATTACGGCAAAGTTTTAACTTCTCCTGAAATTCGATTAATTGACCTTGATGAAGCCAGAGATACGAAAAACTCAATTATCCCGATTTATCCATTAACAAAAGGGGTCAGTCATGAAATTATTCAAGATGCGGTATCCTCAGCTTTAGAAGCTGTCCAACAACTCATTGACCCTTTACCTCCAAATCTCCGACAGAAACCGGGTTTAATGGAATTGCAACAGGCGATCGCTTTCATTCACCAACCCCCTAATGAACCTCAACTCGAAGCGGCCCGTCGTCGCCTAACATTTGATGAGTTTTTCTATCTCCAACTTTCCTTCCTTCTGCGCCGCCATCGATGGTTGGCAAATTCGGCTGTAACTGAGATTACTCCTACTGGCCTACTACTCAAACAGTTTTACTCCCTACTTCCCTTTCCCCTCACCCAAGCTCAACGTCGGGTTATCAATGAGATTCTCAACGATATGACTTCCAAAACCCCGATGAATCGATTGGTACAAGGGGATGTGGGTTCAGGAAAAACCGTTGTTGCGGTTGCTGCGATTCTAGTTGCGATTCAGTCTGGCTATCAAACCGCATTAATGGCTCCTACAGAAGTGCTTGCTGAACAACACTATAGGAAAATTGTCACCTGGTTTGAACCCTTGGGTGTTTCTGTGCAATTGCTGACAGGTTCTGCTAAAGTTGCCAAGCGCAGAGAAATCCACGCTCAACTGGAGACAGGCGAACTTTCTTTATTAGTGGGAACTCACGCCTTGTTACAAGAGAAAGTGAACTTCAACAAACTCGGTTTGGTCGTCATCGATGAACAACATCGATTTGGAGTACAGCAGCGACAAGATTTACTGAACAAAGGCAATAAACCTCACGTCCTGACAATGACTGCTACTCCGATTCCTCGTACTTTAGCACTAACGTTGCACGGCGATTTAGATGTCAGCCAGATTGACGAATTACCTCCTGGGCGACAGAAAATCCAAACCAAAGTGATTAACCAAGGTACTCCCGCTTATAATTTGATCCGTCATCAGGTACTTCAAGGTCGCCAAGCCTACATCATTCTGCCTCTGGTAGAAGAATCAGACAAACTAGATTTAAGAGCGGCTGTTGCAGAATATCAGCGACTATCAACCCAAATATTCCCTGAATTTAGGGTTGGATTACTGCACGGTCGCATGACATCCGCCGAGAAAGATGAAGCTCTCAGGGCATTTAGTGACAACACAACCCAAATTTTGGTTTCTACTACGGTTGTGGAAGTTGGGGTAGATGTTCCCAATGCTACCGTTATCTTAATCGACCATGCCGAGTGCTTTGGTTTAGCTCAACTGCACCAGTTAAGAGGTCGTGTGGGTCGAGGTTCCCATTGTTCCTATTGTTTGTTGCTCAATACCAGCCAAACCGCACAAGCCAAAGCGCGGCTTCAAGTCTTAGAAAAATCCAGTGATGGGTTCTTCATCTCAGAGATGGATTTGCGACTGCGGGGGCCAGGTGTTGTGATGGGCTATCGCCAGTCAGGAATTTCAGAATTTGCACTAGCTAATATACTGGATGATGAAGACTTACTGAATTTAGCCCGTGAAATGGCAATAGCAATTGTCAAAAGCAACCCAAATTTAGAACAGTATCCCTTAATTGTTGCAGAACTCAAACGACGAAGACTGACAATTTGGGATTGTACCCTTAATTAA
- a CDS encoding Uma2 family endonuclease yields the protein MTYTLETLLTFETFLAQYGDNPRYELADGELVEMEPTGPHETVSGKLATQIGIAITTEKLPWFIPRTCLIRPFTDVATARRPDIVVLDETALSSEPLWEREPVITLGRSIKLVVEVVSTNWETDYARKVEEYALFGIPEYWIVDYRGLGGVAFIGKPKQPTVTVCQLIDEDYTQQQFRLGEPIISPLFKSLQLRLDDVLPRFN from the coding sequence ATGACTTATACCCTAGAGACACTTTTAACGTTTGAAACATTTCTAGCTCAATATGGTGATAATCCCCGCTATGAACTCGCTGACGGAGAATTAGTTGAAATGGAACCAACCGGCCCCCACGAGACTGTCAGTGGTAAACTTGCCACTCAAATCGGTATTGCTATTACAACAGAAAAACTCCCTTGGTTTATTCCCCGAACTTGTTTAATTCGTCCTTTTACCGATGTCGCAACTGCCCGTCGTCCTGATATTGTGGTTTTAGATGAAACAGCGCTTTCTAGTGAACCCTTATGGGAAAGAGAACCTGTTATTACCCTAGGACGTTCTATTAAATTAGTGGTAGAAGTTGTGAGTACAAACTGGGAAACAGATTACGCCCGAAAAGTTGAAGAATATGCTCTTTTTGGAATTCCTGAATATTGGATTGTAGATTATCGGGGTTTAGGGGGTGTCGCTTTTATTGGTAAACCCAAACAACCAACTGTTACGGTTTGTCAACTAATTGATGAAGATTACACCCAGCAACAATTTCGTCTCGGTGAACCGATTA